Genomic segment of Corynebacterium urealyticum DSM 7109:
TGAGGAGTAGCCCCGACGTGTCTGAAGACTCTGCTGACCAGGCCAACCCGCAGGGTGAGGATACTGCTTCAGCGGATAGCAGTGTGTCCGCGAAGCTGAAGGACCTGCAACGCCGGCTCGAGCTGGCGCAGGACCCCGGCTCCGAGTCGGCGAAGGCCAAGCGCGACGCCGCCGGGCTGACTACCCCGCGCCAGCGCATCGACGCTCTCCTCGATGAGGGCTCCTTCACCGAGATCGGTGCCCTCGGCCAGGCCCCGGGCGACCCGACCGCCCCCTACGGCGACGGCGTGGTCACCGGCTATGGCCGCATTGGCGGCCGCCCCGTCGCGATCTACGCCCACGATAAGTCCGTCTTCGGCGGCTCCGTGGGTGAGACCTTCGGCAAGAAGGTCACTGAGGTCATGGACATGGCCACTCGCGTCGGCATCCCGGTCGTCGGCATCAACGACTCCGGCGGCGCCCGCATTCAGGACGCCGTGACCTCCCTGGCCATGTACTCCGAGATTGCGCGCCGCCAGGTTCCGCTCTCCGGTCAGAGCCCGCAGATCTCCATCCTGCTGGGCCCGTCCGCAGGTGGTGCGGTCTACGCCCCCGTGACGACGGACTTCCTTGTCGCCGTGGACGGTCGCACCCAGATGTTCGTCACTGGCCCGGCCGTCATCGAGTCCGTGACCGGCGAGAAGATCTCCATGGAGGAGCTCGGTGGGGCGCGCCAGCAGGCCCGCAACGGCAACATCAGCTACGTCGCCGCCAACGAGGATGAGGCCTTCAACTACGTCAAGGACCTGCTGGACTTCCTGCCCTCCTCGGCCTTCGACGAACTGCCCCAGTACTGGGCGCCGAATGACTCCCTGACGGAGCGGGACAAGGAACTGAACTCCATCATCCCGGACGACCCGAACGCCGGTTACGACATGATGGACGTGTTGACCCGCATCTTCGACGACGAAAACGTCCTTGAGGTGCAGGGTGACTACGGTTCCAACGTCATCACCGCCTACGCGCGTATCGACGGGCAGACGGTCGGCGTGATCGCAAACCAGCCGATGGTGCTAGCCGGCTGCCTGGACGCCGAGGCGGCGGATAAAGCCTCCCGCTTCATCCGCATCAACAACGCCTACAACATCCCGCTCGTCTTCGTGGTGGACACCCCCGGCTATCTGCCGGGAGCGGAGCAGGAGAAGGTCGGCCTGATCCACCGTGGCGCGCACCTGGGCTTCGCCCTGGCCGACGCGACGGTGCCGAAGGTCACCGTGGTGGTGCGCAAGGCCTTCGGCGGTGGTTATGCCGTCATGGGCTCGAAGAACCTCACGGCGGATGTGAACCTCGCGTGGCCGACCGCGCAGATCGCGGTGATGGGAGCGGAGGCCGCCGTCGTCATGATGAAGGGCAAGGAACTGGCCGCGATGCCCCCGGAGAAGCGGGTGGTGGCGAAGAAGATGTTCATGGACTTCTACAACGCCAACATGACCAGCCCCTATGTGTCCGCAGAGCGAGGCTACGTGGACGCGATCATCTCCCCGGAGGAGACCCGCGTGCAGCTGCGCCAGGCGCTGCGCCAGCTGGCGCACAAGCGCACACCGCGCGAGAAGAAGAAGCACACGATTTTGCCGATGTAGCCGCATCGGTGAGCGCACACAGCGTGGCGGAATCCCTCGAGTTCCGCCGCGCTCGTGTTGTTTTCGGCGTAGTATCCATAGTAATTTTTTGGGTCCAAACAATTGGCCAACTAGATGGGAAATATATGACGACGCAGTCTCCGCTGAGCCAGATCAAGAAGCTCGCGAATAACCTCAAGTACTCGGCAGAGGGCCTCGCCACCGAGGTCTCTGCCGTGGGGCGCGGGCTGATCCCGGTGCTGCGCTCCGACATCGTCGCCAAGGGAGGGGGCGTGCGTGGCCAGCTCGCCTTCCTGGAGGGCATCGCCCGCTACGGCTTCAGCACCGCCCGCCAGATGCGCTACGCGGCTTTCCACGCCCCGGATCAGCTGGCCTTCATCGACGACATGGGGCAGCGCACCTACCGTGAGATGCTGGACGACGTCCAGGCCCTGGCCCGCTCCCTGCAGAGCCGCGGAGTGGGCAAGGGCGACCGAGTCGGCGTGATGTGCCGCAATAGCCGCGCGATCATCTATGCCATCGGCGCCAAGGGCTTCGTTGGCACCAAGATCTTCCTGCTGAATATCGGCAGCTCCCCGGAGCAGCTGGCTAAGTCCATGGTGGAGCACGACCTGGACCTGCTGTACATCGACGAGGAGTTCGCCGAGCGCCTGCCGGAGGACCTCGGCGACTGCGAGATCATCATCGGGCACGCCGAGGACCTGGGCAACCCGAAGGTGCGGGACGCCTCCTGGCCGACCTTCCAGCAGCTCATTGATACCGCCCCGAGCGCGGAAGCTGAGAAGCTGCCCCTGTTCCCGAAGCGCGATCACATCATCATCATGTCCTCCGGTACTTCCGGGACGCCGAAGGGCGTGGCCATTCGGGAGCCGCTGATCCCAACCCCGCTGCGCGCGCTGGTCACCCGCGTGCCGTGGCGCGCGAAGATGATGGTGCAGATGTCCGCCTCGATGTTCCACTCCTGGGGCTGGGCGAATATCAACCTCATCATCGCCCACCGCGCGACCGTGGTGCTGCGCCGTATCTTCGACCCGAAGCAGGCGATGGAGGATCTTGTGAACTACCAGATCGAGGGCATCATCACCTCGCCGATCTTCCTCAAGGAGCAGCTGCGGGTCGCCGAGGAGGGGGACTATGACGTCTCCAGCGTGAAGATGATCATCTCCTCCGGCCACGCCATGACCCCGGACTTCATCCGCGCGGTCCAGGCGAAGTTCGGCCCGGTGCTGGCGAACTTCTACGGCTCCACCGAGGCTTCCTCCTGCGTGATGACCACCCCGGAGGAGCTGGCGGAGGATCCGAAGCTCGCGGGCCGCGCCGTCACCGGCGTGCGCATCAAGATTTTGGACGAGGACGGCAACGAGCTGCCCCCGGGCCAGGTCGGCCGCATCTTCTGCCGCGGCGCGATGACGATGAAGCAGTACACCAACGTCCGCGACAAGATGGTGATCGAAAAGGGCCTGCTGGAGATCGGCGACAAGGGTTATCTCACCGAGGACGGTCGCCTATACGTCCTGGGCCGCAACGACGACATGATCATCGTCGGCGGCGAGAACGTCTACCCGAAGTCCGTCACCGAGGTGCTGGAGCCCATGCCGGGCATCCGCGACCTCTTCGTCAAGGGCGTGGAGGACGAAGACACCTTCGCTCGCTTGGCCGTGTGGATTGTCCGGGAGGACGACGAGACCGGCCGGCGCCTCACGAAGAAGGCCGTTCAGGACTGGGTTCTGGAGAAGCTCGCCGAGCATTCCGTGCCCCGGGATGTCGTCTTCGTCGACGAGCTGCCGTACAACCCGACTGGCAAGGTCATGCCGCGTCAGCTTCCGGATTCCCGCATCCACGGCGAGCCCTAAGCCTGCGCTAGGGGAGGGGCAGGCTCCTCCCTGGGGGTGCGTTTCCTGGAGGGGCGTCGGGGCACCGCCAGGTTAAGCCTGTTGCTTGGCCTTGTGGTGAACGAAGAGGGTAATCAGCAGCGCCAGCACGTAGAGCCCGGTGAGCCAAGCGAGCAGCGCCGCCCAGCTGATATCGAAGAACTGACCGGAGAGCGCACCCAGCAGCGAGGAACCCAGGTAGTAGCTCAGCACATAGGTGCTGGAGGCCTCGGCGCGATCCTTCTTTGCAGCGGCACTCACCCAGCCGCTGGCCACGGAGTGGCAGGCGAAGAACGCGGCGGTGAACAGCAGCGCGCCGGTCACGGTGAGCCAGACCGTCGGGATGAACATCAGCAACAACCCGGCCAGCGCCAGCACCATCGAGACGGTGAGAACCCGCCCCTGCCCGTAGGCCTGCACGGCCCGACCCGCCCGGGCGGAGGACCAGGTGCCGGAAAGATAGATCACGAAGACCGCGGCGGCCAGGGACTCTGGTAGCCCGTACTCGCCGATCAGGTGGAAGCCCAGGTAGTTGTACAGGGAGACGAAGGCACCCATCAGCAGGAAGGGCAGCACGAACAGCCCGAGCAGCACCGGCGAGCGGAAGTGGCCCGCGAAAGCGGCGAGCTCGTGGGAGACCGTGATCTTCTTTGGCGTGAAGTTCCGCGAAGGTGGCAGCAGCACCAGCATCGCCAGGCCGATGAGGACGGAGACCCCGCCTGAGGTCAGCACCGCGACGCGCCAGTCTGCGAACTCCAATACCGCGCCGGGGATGAGGCGGCCGAAGAGCCCTCCGATGCTCGTGCCGGAAATATAGAAGCCCATTACCCGCGGCAGGTGTTTGGCGTCGATCTCCTCGGCGAGGTAGGTCATGATCACAGCGGGCACGCCGGCCACCGCCACGCCCTGCAGGGCGCGCATGAGCAGCAGCGGGCCGACCCCGGGCGCGATGGCCACCAGCAGGCTCAAGAAGGTGGCGGCCATGACGCTGATCTGCAGGATGCGGTAGCGTCCCAGCCGCTCGGAGAGGATCCCGACGGGGATGACGGATAGCGCCAGCGCCCCCGTCGTCGCTGAGACCGAGAGCGCAGCGACGGTGGGGCTGATGCCGAAGTCCGCCGTAATGCTCGGCAGGACCGCCTGGGTGACGTACATGGCGTTGAAGGACGCCAACCCCGCGAAAAGCGCGCCGATCAGTGCCCGCTTGTAGCCGGGATCGGTTGGTGTGAGCCCCCTCGATACGCCAGCGGCGCCGGCCGCCCCCTCCCGGGCGGCCGACGCCGTTGTCTCTGGATTCACGTCCTCCGTCGCGTGATTCTCTGTGTGGCTCATGCCACTAATTATGCACTTAGGGTGCTAGCGAGGTGCCCTTGGGTAGGTCGATGCGGTCCGAGGAGACCACGTAGGCATCCATGGTGCCGTCCAGCATCCGCAGCTTTTCGGAGAGCGCATCGGGCTGGCCGAGCCCCATCTTCGCGGCTTCCTTCTTGATCTCCTCCGGTGCCCAGGAAGCGTCGATGGTGATCGGGATTGTCTTCACCCCGGCGATCTCCGGGGTGATGGTCAACTTGCTCACGATGATGTGGAAGTTGCCGCTCAGCACGCTCGTCTTGCCGGGGCCGGTGCGCTGCCAGATTGGTCCCGCGGACTGGCCGGGCATCTCCATGGCCAGGTTTTGCAGGACGGCCTTGTCCGCGTCGATGCGCAATGCGGGCTTGGGTCCCTGCTGGGTCTCCAGCGTGATCAGGGAGAGCTTCATATTGCCCAGCAGCGCGGTGGAGTCGGTCGTGATCTGGAAGGTGTTGCCCGGAATTCCCCGCAAGCCCTCGATGGGGGTTGGGGGAGTGAGATCCATCTCGTACTCCTCCGGGATCTCCGGGAGCTTGAGTGTTTCCGGCAGCTTGGACGCTTCCGGGAGCTTCGGGAGGCCAGGCACCTTTGGTGGATCCGGAAGTTTCGGCGCTTCTGGCAGCTTGGGCGAGGCAGGTTGGTGCTGTGCTGGGGGCTTCGCCGTCCCAGGGGCCTTGGGGGCGCCCGGCAGCTCCGGGAACTTCGGCAGCTCAAGCTGCGCCTGCGCCGGTGGGGCTCCCGCCGTAGCGGTCAGACCCGCGGCCAGTCCGGTCGTGGTGACGGCGGCGAGAACCGCAACAGCGGTGGAATTGCTGGCCCCGGAGGTCGTGCCCGACTCGGTGGCAGCCCGATCCGCCTTCTGCTGCTTCTTGGCCTCCCGCCGCGCGGCGAGCTCCTCCTTGGAGGAATCCGTCCAAGACAGCGCCAGGGCGCCGCCCACCAGGGCCAGCAGGGTGCCGAGTATGAAGCCACCGAAGTTTGACGTCGGCAGCGCGACGATGCCCAGGATGATGCCAGCCACGCCGGTGAGGATGCGGCTCCCGCCCCCGAACCACGTCATCAGCCCGCAGGCGATCAGCAGGGCGCCGATGATGAAGGTGGACACCCCCGAGATCGTCGAGACCTGGATGATGATGTTCGAGACCTCCAGCGAGAGATACGCAGGGGTGAGGATCACGACCCCGCCCAGCAGCATCAGCAGCCCGGCGAAGAATGGACGGCTGCGCCGCCACTGGGTGAAACCGGAGCGGCGCTGGCTCGCCGTGGCCTCGTCTCCATTCTCGCCTGCTGTGGCGTCTACTCCCGTATCTGCTGTGGTCGGCAGCTCCTGGGTCTCCTTGTTCTCAGTCACGGGGGTGCCACCGGTGCTCGCCGCGTCGGTGGCTGCCGCCTCCGCCGCTGCACCGTTAGCACTCTGCGTCATCTGGATTCTCCAGCGTGATCTTGCTTCCCGCCGCGGTCAGCTGGTCCGCGGACAGTGAAGTCGCGTGCATGGTCTGCCCATCGGAGATGAGCTTCTCGGCCGCGATACCCCACGCACCGGGGGCAGCGTTTTTGTCGACCTGGTTCGCATCGATGCCGATCTGTGGCTTGACCAGAGTCATGCCACCGCTCAGATCAGGGGCGCCGATGATCATGTTCTCGGCTTCCATGTTCTGGCCCGGCACGAGCATCTGGAACTTTTTCTCCCCAATACCCGGCACCTTGATCGGTGCGGACATGCACACGTCGGACACGCGGGCCTTGGTCATCTTGATGCGGGAGACCGTCTCCTCGCCATTGGCCAGCTTGTCGGAATCGACGAAGAGGGAGAAGCCGTCCGCGTCCAGACCGCCGACGTCCATGTTGAAGATGGTGTTGGACAGCGCCAGGTTGGCGGAGATCCCGCCTTCGGCCATGGCGACGCCCATTCCCCCGGATGCCAGCAGGCCGACACCCAGAATTCCTGCGAATCGAAGTTTCCTTGTGTGTCCCATGTCCCAGCACACTAGGCGCGCAAAACTAAGTTTCGTGCAAACTTCGCGAAGATTTCCCCTAAAAAATTGAGAGAGGGCGGAAAGTTTTTAGCTCTTCCGCGTCCGGAGTCGGGCGATGCCACGCCAGCCGAAAAGCAGCAGGGCGGACATCAACGTGGCCACCAGGATGAAGGACCAGTGGGGGACCGCCGCGTTGCGGATACCCCAAATGCCGAGTCCAGCAACGAGGCTGCCCAGCCACACGAAGACCCCGGTGCGCAGCGAGAATCCAGCCGCACCCGCCCCCGTGGCGCGCAGGATAACCCAGACGATCGCCGCCCCCAGCATGAAGGGCCAGGCGGTGTCCAGCCAGCGCAGGACGCTGAAGCCCGAGCCGTCGTCGTGGGCCAAGCGCGCGAGCAGCGCGAAGATCAGCAGCGCCAGAAGATCCAGTACGGGCGCGAGAGCGCCGGAGGTTGGCGCGGTGGTGGTGGGGGCAGCAGCATTGTGCGGGGCAGTAGACATGCCCTCAGCTTAGCCGGAGGTGGGGCCGGGCTCGGATGCTGCCTTCTGGTCGTCGGCCGCGGCACCTGGTGCCAGCTCGCGGGGGTTGGGCAGTTTTGCCACGAGGAAGATGATCCAACCCAGCCCCACGAGACCGACGAAGCTGAACATGCGGAAGACAATGACGGCGGCGAAAGCCTGCCCGGAGGTCAGCCCTGCAACTGCCACGAGGGTACTGGTCAGCACGATGTCCACCGGGCCCAGCCCGCCCGGGGTGATCTGCGCCTGGCCGACCAACTTGGCGGAGATGAAGCTCAGCACCACTCCGGCGATCGGCGCCTTAGCGCCCACCGCGTAGGTGCAGGCCAATAGGCAGATGATCTCCAGGATCCAGTTCAGCAGAGACCAATTGATCGCCAGTGCGAGCTTCGGCAGCGGCAGCTCCACCGTCGCAAGCTGCTCGGAGAATCCCGCGAGCTGTTCCACGTGCCGATCTTCCGGCTTCTTACGCCAGCGGTTGAAGCCCCGCAGTCGGGCGATCAGCCAGTCCTCCACCTTCTTGGGGTTGCGCGCGGCCCAATTCGTTAAGGACGCCAACACCACCAACACCACAAGCGAAACAGCCAACGTGAGTGGATTGACCTTCAGCCCAAGAAAGAAGACCGAGCCGATGCCCAGCAATGCCATGCCCGCACCCGCGAGCAGGCCGGAGAAGACCATGTACCAGCTAGCGATCACCGGCGTGGCGCCCCACTTCAGCTGCTCCCGGAAAATCATCGCCACGGAGATGGCAGGCCCGCCGGGAAGGGATGCAGACCAAGCATTCGCGACCAGCCCCAGCACATTGGCTGAGAGGCGCCGGACCTTGATCCCCGCCGAGCGCAGCAGCACGACCATGACCTCCGCCTGCGCGAACATCGACAGCAGGACGGTCACTACGGCGAGCAGCAGCCAGCGGTTATCAGCAGCCTTGAGCTCCTCCCACCCGTTTTCCAGGAAGCCGAAGTGGCGGTGCGCCATGAACGCGATGGCGACGAGCACCGCCAGCGAGATGGCGATCCGGGTGAGGGGGGAGCGGAGGAAGGCGGAGGTCTTGGCGAGCACTAGTCCTGGCGACCCTCCCCGCGGCGCCCCTCCTCACGGCGCCCCTCCTCACGACGTCTCAGCTCCGCCATGAGTTGCTCGAAGGGCACGGTGCGCCCGCGCTGCCCGGAGTTCTCATCCTCCGGTGCAACAGTCGGCTCAGCAGCAGCCTCGTTGTCTGTGTCGACGTCGCCCTCGACGTCGGTCTCAACGTCTGCCTCGGATGCCACGTCGGCGGTGGTCATTGCGTCGACGTCGGCATCTGTGGCGGCCGCGTCCTCGTCGTCCGTGTCCTCCGCGTGGTCCTCGTCCGCAGCTTCGACGTCCTCCGCGAACTCGGCATCCTCGGTGCGCTCACCGTCGACGTCCACGTCCTCGTGCTCATCTTCGGCGTGCGCCTCGGGGAGCGGTTCCGGCAGGGGCTCCCGCTGGCCGGAGTGCTCCGGGGCGGTCTCGGTGGCGGCCCCACCGGCCGGGGCAGCAGCACCCGCCGCCGCAGGCGCGCCAGCACCCACCAGGGCCGGCTCGGCGGCACCCACGGCGACCGGGGAATCGGCGAGCTGCTCGTTGTGACCAACCTTCTCGGACAGCCGCTGTACCCAGCGGGGTGCCCACCAGTTGTCCTCGCGCAGCATGTGCATCACGGCCGGGACCAGCAACAGGCGGATGACGGTGGCGTCCAAAATGAGGGCCGTGATCATGCCGTAGGCGATGTACTTCATCATCACGATGTCCGAGAAGCCGAAGGCGCCCGCGACCACGATCATGATCAGGGCGGCGGCGGTGATGATGCCGCCGGTATTCGCCACGCCGAAGCGGATCGAACGGTCGGTGCTCTCCCCGTGGGAGCGGGCCTCCACCATGCGGGAGACCAGGAAGACCTCGTAGTCCGTGGACAAGCCAAAGAGGATTGCCACGATGAGCACCAGGATCGGGCTCATCAGTGGGCCCGGGGTGAAGTTGAACAGGTCCGCGCCCACACCGTCGACGAAGAGCAGGGTCAGCACGCCCAGGGTCGCGCCGATGCCCAGCACGTTCATGATCACGGCCTTCGCCGGGATGATCAGCGAGCCGAAGACCAGCGCCATGAGCACGAAACTGACCACCACGATGTAGAGCATCATCCACGGCAGCTTGTCGAACAGGGCCTGGATGGACTCCTGCTCCATGGCCGGGGTGCCGGCGACCAGCACCTCGGCGCCCTCGGCATTCAGGTCCTCCAGCTCCTCGACGATGCGCTTGTAGTCATCGCGGTCGGCGATGCCGGTGGACAGCACCGTCGTGTCGTCCTTCGTCGGCTGCGTGACGCGGAACGGACCAGTCAGCCCGGTGATGTCGTTGGCCTCCCGGTAGACCTGGGCCACCGCCTGCTGATCGCCCTGAATGACGAGCTTGATCGGGTCGGTGCGGAAGGCCGGGAACTTCTCGTCGAAGTTATTCTGCGCCACACGAGTGGTCTCGTTCGGCGGCAGGTAGGTCTCGTTGATTCCGCCGAACTTGATGCCAGCCATCGGGGCGGTCAGGGCCAGCAGCAGCGCGACCAGCAGGAAGGTCACGGCCTTGGAGTGGCGCATCGCGAAGGCCGGGATGCGACCCCAGATGGTGTTGATCTGCTCGTCGCGGGTGCGGGTCTTGTGCTTGCGCACCGCCCACTTATCGATGTTGTGGCCCAGCATGCCGAAGATGCTCGGCAGCACCATCACGGAGAGCAGCGCAGCCAGGCCGACCGCGCTCATCGCGCCGAAGGCCACGGACTTCAGGAAAGCCTGCGGGAAGATCAGCAGGCCGGAGAGCGCGACGGCCACCATCGCCGCGGAGAAGACCACCGTCTTGCCGGCCGTCGCGGTGGTGTTTCGCACCGCGGTGGGGACGTCGCTGCCCTCGGCGAGCTCCTCGCGGAAGCGGGAGACCATGAACAGGCCGTAGTCGATCGCCAGGCCCAGGCCCAGCAGGGTGACGACGGAGATCGCGAAGACGTTGATCTGCGTGGCCGCCGCCAGCAGGGAAAGCACGCCCAGGGAGCCGAGGATGGACAGCACGCCCACCAGCAGCGGCATCAGCGCGGCGATCACGCCACCGAAGACGATGAGCAGCAGCACGCCGACCGCCGGCAGGGCGTAGATCTCGGCGCGGGAAATGTCCCGGGACATGCCGGAATCCAGCGCGCCGGCCACCGCGGTCTGACCCGCGATCTCCGTCCTCAGTCCCGGCACCTCGATCTTGGCCAGGTCATCCTCGATGGCGCGCAGGTTGTTCAGGACGTCCTCGTCCTCACCCTTCATCGCCAGGGAAGCGAAGGCGGCGTCGCCCTCCGGGGTGGCCATTTGGCGTGGCCCGTTGGCCCAGTAGGAGTTGATCGTGCGGATGTTATCCGGGTACTTCTCCTCCAGGGCGGTCAGCTGCTTCGTTAGCGATTCCTTGACCTCCGGGGTGGTCACCGACTGCGGCTTGTCGCCCGTGACCAGCAGAATCACGTCGCCCGAGTCATCGCGACCGAAGATCTCCTCCTCGATCTCCTTCGCCCGGGTGGACTGCGAGCCGGGGTCGTCCCAACCCTCCTGGCTCAGCCGGTCGTCCAGCTGCGTGCCCACGGTCGCGAAGAGCGCGAGCACCGCCGCGATGATGACCAGCGGGATGACCCGGCGGAAACGGTAGGCGAAATTTCCCCAAGCGCTAAACATGGAAGTTGTTCTCCGAAGGGTTGTGGTGGTTGTTGTCCCTGCGCTCGGCAAGCGCAGTCAGCGGGCGGAAAGGCTGCAGCCAAGCGCCCTCGTCCGGCAGGTTGTCCAGGCTCACGCGCGGCAGCGGTTCGCGGAAGACTCCGGGGATATCCTCCAGGTCCACGAAACGCAGCTTCTCGTTGCCCAGCACCCAGGCGACATGCTCCCGGAAGCCGATGACGGTGACGGGGATGTCCTCGGAGAGCTCCTCCAGGGTCTCCCGGAAGTTCTGGCCGTCCGCGCTGGCGACGATCAGCCCGTCGAGAATGCCCTCCGAGTGACGGCGACGGATGAGGTCCAGCATGTCGGCGTCGACGTCCGATTCCTCGGTGATCTTGGGCTTGGCGAAGACCGCGAAGCCCACGTTGCGCAGGGCTTCCACCCAAGGGCGGACGACGTCAGCGCCACCGGGGGTGATGTTCGTGAAGACGGTCGCCTCGGGCTCGATGAGCTCCTCGCCACTGAGGCCGAAGTCCTCGTTGAGCTGCTGGGTTTCGTCGATGACCCAGCGGCCTACCGCGTCGAAGCGGGGACGGTGGGCGGCGGTGGGGCGAGCCCCCAGGATCGCGCCCAGCCCCATGTCGATATTCGGGGCATCCCACACCAACAGGAGGGTGGGGCGGGTCTCGGTGGCGGCACCGTAGGAGCGATGCTGCTCCCCGACGGTGGTGCCGGAACCGGAAGAAGAAGGACTAGTCATATGCGGGATAAATTGTGATGAAACGTTGTCAGCGGTGAGAAAACCACTTAAGAAAAATCTGGAATAGGGATCAA
This window contains:
- a CDS encoding NYN domain-containing protein, translating into MTSPSSSGSGTTVGEQHRSYGAATETRPTLLLVWDAPNIDMGLGAILGARPTAAHRPRFDAVGRWVIDETQQLNEDFGLSGEELIEPEATVFTNITPGGADVVRPWVEALRNVGFAVFAKPKITEESDVDADMLDLIRRRHSEGILDGLIVASADGQNFRETLEELSEDIPVTVIGFREHVAWVLGNEKLRFVDLEDIPGVFREPLPRVSLDNLPDEGAWLQPFRPLTALAERRDNNHHNPSENNFHV